Proteins co-encoded in one Candidatus Binatia bacterium genomic window:
- the rph gene encoding ribonuclease PH: MTRIDGRQPSELRPLVLQPGFIRQALGSVLAEAGNTRVICTASVEESVPPFLQDTGKGWLTAEYSMLPGSSPQRIQREAARGRLGGRTHEIQRLIGRSLRSVVDLSKLGPRTIWIDCDVIEADGGTRTLSVTGAYVALGLAVRRLLESGALEQTPLTGAVAAVSVGVVDGVPLLDLCYAEDSRAEVDMNVVMTDAGRFVEVQGTAEGSPFDRATLDKLADLAWSGIQELLRAQQRALQ; the protein is encoded by the coding sequence ATGACTCGTATCGATGGGCGGCAGCCCTCTGAGCTCAGGCCGCTGGTGCTGCAACCGGGCTTTATCCGGCAAGCGCTCGGGTCCGTGCTGGCCGAGGCGGGCAACACGCGGGTAATTTGCACAGCTTCGGTGGAAGAAAGTGTGCCTCCGTTTTTGCAGGATACGGGCAAGGGGTGGTTGACTGCCGAGTACAGCATGCTCCCCGGATCGAGCCCGCAACGGATTCAAAGGGAGGCAGCACGCGGCCGTCTGGGTGGGCGCACGCATGAGATTCAGCGATTGATCGGTCGGAGCTTGCGCTCGGTCGTCGACCTCAGCAAGCTCGGGCCGCGCACGATCTGGATTGACTGTGACGTCATCGAGGCCGATGGTGGGACGCGCACCCTTTCCGTCACGGGCGCCTACGTCGCGCTGGGACTCGCGGTCCGCCGCCTCTTAGAGAGCGGCGCCCTCGAGCAAACACCGCTTACCGGTGCGGTGGCAGCGGTGAGCGTTGGGGTGGTCGATGGAGTGCCGCTTCTGGACCTCTGTTACGCCGAGGATTCCCGCGCCGAGGTGGATATGAACGTGGTCATGACCGATGCGGGCCGCTTTGTGGAAGTCCAGGGCACGGCCGAGGGTAGCCCGTTCGATCGGGCCACGCTTGACAAGCTTGCAGATCTTGCCTGGTCGGGCATTCAAGAGTTGCTACGCGCCCAGCAGCGCGCCCTTCAGTAA
- a CDS encoding bifunctional oligoribonuclease/PAP phosphatase NrnA, with amino-acid sequence MQLANPATYEVDLDGNRARLEQLRKVVGDAERVALLLQDDPDPDGIASAIALRTVLGRNRSTTPIFTFGQVTRAENLAMIRLLDVTVEPVDTETLRAFPRVALLDVQPGYFGERLPHVHIVIDHHPRCGPIDAEFCDVRTNYGATSTILTEYLEAAGADVSQRLATALLYGIKSDTLMLNRETGPADLRAFMALYPLTNYNVLRRIERPELPLAFASFLARILPRIRKRDELLTLYVGHVDREDVIPQLADFCMQFENTEWVVVAGKSHDSIVMSVRNPGYVRSAGELVRRLFGSVGRAGGHRSMAKAIVPVRAWRKAFGSTRDRQVAETIELLFWRELYGEGAEPMQATA; translated from the coding sequence ATGCAGTTAGCAAATCCAGCAACATACGAAGTTGATTTAGATGGTAACCGTGCCCGCTTGGAACAACTGCGCAAAGTCGTTGGCGATGCGGAACGGGTTGCGCTGTTGTTGCAAGACGACCCCGATCCCGATGGCATTGCCAGCGCGATTGCATTGCGCACCGTATTAGGCCGCAACCGTTCGACCACGCCGATTTTCACCTTCGGGCAAGTAACCCGCGCAGAAAACCTGGCGATGATCCGCCTGCTCGATGTTACCGTGGAGCCGGTGGACACGGAAACGCTGCGAGCATTTCCGAGGGTGGCCCTGCTCGACGTGCAACCCGGATACTTCGGCGAACGACTCCCTCACGTCCACATCGTCATCGACCACCATCCTCGCTGTGGACCGATCGATGCCGAGTTTTGCGACGTGCGAACGAACTATGGTGCAACCTCGACCATCTTGACCGAGTACCTAGAAGCCGCCGGAGCAGACGTAAGCCAGCGCCTAGCCACGGCATTGTTGTACGGGATCAAAAGCGACACGTTGATGCTCAACCGCGAAACGGGCCCGGCCGATTTGCGTGCCTTCATGGCCCTGTACCCCCTGACCAATTACAACGTGCTCCGGCGCATCGAACGCCCAGAACTCCCACTCGCATTCGCTTCGTTTCTTGCTCGGATTCTGCCTAGGATCCGCAAGCGGGACGAATTGTTAACGCTGTACGTGGGACATGTGGATCGAGAAGACGTCATTCCACAACTTGCGGACTTCTGCATGCAATTCGAAAACACGGAATGGGTGGTTGTGGCGGGTAAGAGCCATGACTCCATTGTGATGTCAGTACGGAACCCTGGGTACGTGCGCAGCGCGGGGGAGCTTGTCCGCCGCTTGTTTGGCAGCGTCGGACGCGCCGGCGGCCACCGCTCGATGGCGAAGGCGATCGTACCCGTTCGCGCTTGGCGAAAAGCTTTCGGCTCCACGCGCGACCGGCAAGTGGCGGAAACCATCGAGCTGCTTTTTTGGCGCGAGCTCTACGGAGAGGGTGCCGAGCCAATGCAAGCCACTGCCTAG
- a CDS encoding sigma-54 dependent transcriptional regulator, with protein sequence MEPHIVKGNHPVMEKVFQICDRVAPTDSTVLIQGESGTGKELVARYIHARSRRANNPFIPVNCGAIPADLLESEMFGHERGAFTGAVSARMGLFQYANGGTIFLDEIGEMTPALQVKLLRVLQEREIRPVGADRTIRVDVRVIAATNRDLSADVKSGRFREDLFYRLQVIPITIPPLRERRSDIPLLVRYFLEKHNSQRPGQAVRISDEAMVHLWEYDWPGNVRELENLIERLVILSEDGIIRVENLPPNIRTFISDKKIPRPTLTDEGIDLNRAVEEFEYRLIDEALRRTKGNKQAAARLLGLKRTTLVAKLRRKASSSDQGCVL encoded by the coding sequence ATGGAGCCGCACATTGTCAAAGGGAATCACCCGGTCATGGAGAAGGTTTTCCAGATCTGTGATCGCGTGGCACCGACGGATTCGACCGTACTGATCCAGGGGGAAAGTGGCACGGGTAAGGAATTGGTGGCGCGGTATATCCATGCGCGCAGCCGGCGAGCGAACAACCCATTTATCCCTGTGAACTGCGGGGCCATCCCTGCCGACCTGCTCGAGTCGGAAATGTTCGGCCACGAGCGGGGGGCGTTCACAGGTGCTGTGTCGGCCCGCATGGGGTTATTTCAGTACGCCAATGGCGGCACAATTTTTTTAGACGAAATCGGGGAAATGACCCCAGCGCTCCAGGTGAAACTGTTGCGCGTGTTGCAAGAGCGCGAAATTCGCCCGGTGGGGGCGGATCGTACGATTCGTGTGGACGTGCGGGTGATTGCCGCCACCAATCGCGATCTTTCGGCCGACGTGAAAAGTGGTCGTTTCCGAGAAGATCTATTCTACCGGCTGCAAGTGATCCCCATTACCATCCCACCCCTGCGCGAGCGCCGGTCGGATATCCCGCTTCTGGTGCGGTATTTCCTCGAAAAGCACAATAGCCAGCGGCCTGGTCAGGCGGTGCGGATTTCGGATGAAGCGATGGTGCACTTGTGGGAGTACGACTGGCCAGGGAACGTTCGCGAGCTAGAGAACCTGATCGAGCGGCTGGTGATCTTGAGCGAGGACGGCATCATTCGCGTGGAAAATTTACCGCCAAACATCCGCACGTTCATTTCCGACAAAAAAATTCCGCGCCCGACGCTGACCGATGAGGGCATTGACCTCAACCGCGCAGTGGAGGAGTTCGAGTATCGTTTGATTGATGAGGCGTTGCGGCGCACGAAAGGCAACAAGCAAGCCGCAGCCCGATTGCTGGGCCTGAAGCGCACCACGTTAGTGGCCAAGCTCCGGCGCAAGGCCAGTAGCTCCGACCAAGGCTGCGTATTGTGA
- a CDS encoding response regulator, translating to MSEDLKGRILVVDDDENAIEILTRMLNREGHVSIAASNGPEALETLGRETVDVILLDVMMPGMDGLEVCQRLREDERLRQIPVILLTAKDDMETRSRAMALGVSEFLTKPVNRRELFTRVAAQLHARNLSRELAKTAQKVSGSANESGGD from the coding sequence ATGTCCGAAGACTTGAAGGGCCGAATCTTAGTGGTCGATGACGATGAGAACGCCATCGAAATCCTAACCCGCATGCTCAACCGGGAGGGGCACGTCAGCATTGCCGCATCCAACGGACCCGAGGCGCTGGAAACTCTCGGGCGCGAGACTGTGGACGTGATCTTATTGGACGTCATGATGCCTGGCATGGACGGCCTCGAAGTATGTCAGAGACTTCGCGAAGACGAACGGTTGCGCCAAATTCCTGTGATTTTGCTGACGGCGAAGGACGACATGGAAACCCGCAGCCGTGCGATGGCCCTCGGGGTGAGTGAATTCCTGACGAAGCCGGTGAATCGCAGGGAACTGTTCACCCGCGTGGCGGCGCAGTTGCACGCGCGCAATTTGTCGCGCGAATTGGCGAAAACCGCGCAAAAGGTGTCCGGATCCGCCAACGAGTCGGGCGGGGACTGA
- a CDS encoding XTP/dITP diphosphatase — MSASHQEKPRLVLATANPGKVKELEQLLGGSGVECISLLDRPGYPKVAETGRTYVENATLKAKAIAAWSGLPALADDSGLEVDALGGAPGVDSAHYAGEQADDTANLRRLLHELREVPEEQRSARFRCVLAVARPDGRVLTSEGVCEGRITAEPRGTNGFGYDPVFVPEGSDKTFAELSAEEKHRYSHRARAARQLRERLAEFLREAGWKAEALPRS; from the coding sequence ATGAGTGCCTCGCACCAGGAGAAGCCGCGCTTGGTGTTGGCCACCGCCAACCCCGGCAAGGTGAAAGAATTGGAGCAACTGCTCGGCGGAAGTGGAGTCGAGTGCATCTCTCTCCTCGACCGCCCAGGCTATCCGAAAGTTGCCGAGACCGGGCGAACGTACGTGGAAAACGCCACCCTGAAAGCCAAGGCGATTGCTGCATGGAGCGGCTTGCCAGCTTTGGCCGACGATTCCGGGTTAGAGGTCGATGCTCTCGGCGGGGCGCCCGGGGTCGATTCTGCACACTATGCCGGCGAGCAGGCGGACGACACGGCCAACTTGCGCAGGTTGCTTCACGAACTGCGCGAGGTTCCCGAAGAACAGCGCTCTGCCCGTTTTCGCTGCGTGCTAGCCGTTGCCCGGCCTGACGGGCGCGTGCTTACCAGTGAAGGTGTTTGCGAGGGACGCATCACCGCCGAGCCGCGCGGCACGAATGGCTTCGGCTACGACCCCGTGTTCGTACCCGAGGGCAGCGACAAAACCTTCGCTGAACTCAGTGCGGAAGAAAAGCATCGCTACTCCCACCGCGCGCGTGCTGCGAGACAGCTCCGCGAGCGCCTGGCGGAATTTCTGCGCGAGGCAGGGTGGAAGGCAGAAGCGCTGCCGAGGTCCTAG
- a CDS encoding PIG-L family deacetylase — protein sequence MEGRRLELVANTGSGTVGSGDAGRDAARWSPPPGSKLLVVSPHPDDETLAAAGLMQAVLRERGSVRVVFVTNGDGYAEAVAARTDGQKPTATDFRRYGRQRQSEAMDAQLELGIPPSWLKFLGFPDGGIEALWGPYWCSAEPYVSPFTEQRRALAEDGREYRGAELKQQLVDFLRAWQPEVIAIPDPRDLHRDHCTAGLFALMAIGEVTKQVPAFRPHVFGYLVHSPDYPGEPRWRENVSRQGVCGERTGVTLLGKTEWLRVELNDSEQRGKARALQRYTTQMQVMRGFLEHFVRPEEWFSRLQEEQWRLPTLMTDAGVRAAPCKVVL from the coding sequence ATGGAAGGGAGGCGCCTTGAGTTGGTTGCGAACACTGGCTCAGGGACGGTTGGTTCTGGTGACGCCGGCCGGGACGCTGCACGGTGGAGCCCGCCACCGGGCTCCAAGCTTTTAGTGGTTTCCCCGCACCCGGACGATGAAACCCTGGCCGCCGCTGGATTGATGCAAGCCGTGCTGCGCGAGCGGGGCTCCGTGCGCGTTGTGTTTGTCACGAATGGTGACGGATATGCCGAGGCTGTTGCCGCGCGCACCGATGGCCAGAAGCCTACAGCGACCGACTTCCGCCGCTACGGCCGGCAGCGCCAGAGCGAAGCCATGGACGCCCAACTCGAGCTGGGGATTCCGCCCAGTTGGCTCAAATTTCTCGGCTTTCCTGATGGCGGCATCGAAGCGCTCTGGGGCCCGTATTGGTGCTCGGCCGAACCCTATGTCTCGCCGTTCACGGAACAGCGTCGCGCTCTCGCAGAAGATGGCCGCGAGTACCGGGGCGCGGAGCTCAAGCAGCAACTCGTCGACTTTCTCCGCGCTTGGCAACCTGAGGTGATCGCGATCCCAGACCCGCGCGATCTCCATCGCGACCACTGCACCGCCGGGCTCTTTGCGCTGATGGCAATAGGAGAAGTGACGAAACAGGTCCCTGCCTTTCGGCCGCATGTGTTCGGCTACCTTGTGCACTCTCCGGACTATCCTGGGGAGCCGCGCTGGCGGGAGAACGTATCGCGCCAGGGGGTGTGCGGAGAACGCACGGGTGTGACGCTGCTCGGAAAAACGGAATGGTTGCGGGTGGAGCTCAACGACTCGGAGCAGCGCGGTAAAGCGCGCGCGCTCCAGCGGTATACGACGCAAATGCAGGTCATGCGGGGCTTCCTCGAGCACTTCGTTCGCCCGGAGGAATGGTTTTCGCGGCTGCAGGAAGAGCAATGGCGCCTGCCTACTTTGATGACGGATGCTGGGGTGCGCGCGGCCCCGTGCAAGGTTGTTCTGTGA